In [Phormidium] sp. ETS-05, the genomic window GCTCGGCTTTAGCAACAATTCTTAATTAAATTTTAGTCCCAAATATGCTTTTTGCCAACCAGCAACCATCCAGTGGCTCCGAGACGAAAAAACTCCCCGAGATGGGGAGAGCGGCAAGTGGGAAGTATAGCAGCAATTCGCTTGCTTGGATGGCTTGCTCCGAGCAGGATAACACCTTGGATGGGTGCTTGGGTTTGGTTCTGCCCGGTCAATAGTTACCATTTGTCATTTGTTATTGGTAACATTTCAAAGGACAAAGGACAATCATACAATTGCCGTGGCAATTCTACCACCCCAAAGGCTCTTGGGCTGGGCATGGAGCCGCAACACAAAAAGCTCGCTTTCATCCCGATGCTCAGCTTGGAGGCAGAGCCGGGGGCAGCGGGCGAACTAGAAGCGTGCTGACTGTTTTTTCCTCCCTGCGCTCAGCAACCCAGCCCCGGTGAGGAAGAACGCTGTACTTGTAGCTGGTTCCGGAATGGAAGTCGGCTGTTTTGGTTTAGTGGATATGGGGCTAGTGGTGCCCCTGCCAGTGCCGCTAGCACCGCTGAGTTCGCCACCGTCGTCGATGCTTTGATAGCGGACACCGAAATTGCTCATCGCAAATTTCTGGGTTGACTCGCTCAGAGTGATTGCGGCAGCAAAACTGCCCGTTTGACCCGTCAGCACGCCGCTATTGTTGCCAGTACCGCCGCCGCCTTTACAGTTGGTGGCGTTGTTGATAAAACAAACTTCCACTTTGCCAAACCCGTTCGGGAATGCGTCGTTGAGAACGGCATTTGTAAACAGGCTTCCAGAAACGACGCTGGCAGAAGTGACGGTGGCATCTGCAAGGTCAAACCCCAGGGCGCTAGTTCTGGATGTGACGCCGTTATCAGATGTGTTGCTCAGTTCTATGTTGAATATGGCCTGGTTGCCGGTAAAACTGGTTAAGGTAAATTTGGCCAGGGAAGACAGCCCCTCTACCGAATTTCGCTCTACATTACCGTCAAACGTTACTTGGAATGATTTGCCCAGGTCTTGGGCTGCATCTATCTCTACGCGATCGCCGTTGAAGATAAATGCCTGCGCTCTTGGAGCCTCTATTGTCCCGTAAATGGCTGTTGCAGCCATAACGGCGACTCCGATTGCTAGTTTTGATGGTTGCCTAAACATTTTTTTCGCACCCAATCCTACCAGAATACTTGTTGGGATATTTTGCTCGAGTTCATGCTCGCTGTCACTTTTGATGGTTTCCCACACAACCCCAGTTTTAGCCTGTATATTCATACCAGCAAACTTGACAAAACAACCATCACCTCCTACAAGTCTGAACATAATACCTCCTAGCTGGGGTTGGGCTTTGCTTCCACTGTATCTATCCCCACCCTTGTTTGTCTAGGTATTACAGACGACTTTGCAAAATCTTCATCTAGACGGTGAAGTTTATTAAGTTTTGCTTGGTAACAATCCCACCAGCTCTACCCGATTTAACTTATTGCTTTCACTCAAGGACTACAATTACACTCACTTTGGTGAGTTGTATCGCCGCCAGCTATAACCAGAATAGTCTGATATTGATAGCTCATAGCCGAACTCACTTAAACTAAGATACCATTTTTATCACTTTAGTGATAAATCCTGGAAATTGTGAAGCCAAGGAAGAGGCAACAAGATTTATTGACCGCATCCTTACCTATATTGTGTCTCACCCCCCAGGGTATCGTCTTCAGTGATATCGCTGAATTTTGGGGGGTTTGAGCCTTCATAGGCAAAATTCAGCATTTTTACCTAGGAGCTACGGCGTAGTGGAGTAGTTGCCCAATGCGCAGGCGCAGGGTTTCTAATCCAATCCGATCG contains:
- a CDS encoding cistern family PEP-CTERM protein codes for the protein MAATAIYGTIEAPRAQAFIFNGDRVEIDAAQDLGKSFQVTFDGNVERNSVEGLSSLAKFTLTSFTGNQAIFNIELSNTSDNGVTSRTSALGFDLADATVTSASVVSGSLFTNAVLNDAFPNGFGKVEVCFINNATNCKGGGGTGNNSGVLTGQTGSFAAAITLSESTQKFAMSNFGVRYQSIDDGGELSGASGTGRGTTSPISTKPKQPTSIPEPATSTAFFLTGAGLLSAGRKKQSARF